A genomic region of Nostoc sp. UHCC 0702 contains the following coding sequences:
- a CDS encoding DNA-directed RNA polymerase subunit alpha, whose product MAQFQIECVESNTEESRSHYSKFVLEPLERGQGTTVGNALRRVLLSNLEGTAVTAVRIAGVSHEFATVPGVREDVLEILMRMKEVILKSYSSQPQIGRLLVNGPATVTVAHFDLPSEVEVIDPTQYVATLAEGGKLEMEFRIERGKGYRTVERGREEATSLDFLQIDSVFMPVRKVNYSVEEARGDGSITKDRLLLEVWTNGSLSPQEALSSAAGILVDLFNPLKDISLEPTDSGNEIPDDPTAQIPIEELQLSVRAYNCLKRAQVNSVADLLDYTQEDLLEIKNFGQKSAEEVVEALQRRLGITLPQERGSKHT is encoded by the coding sequence GTGGCGCAGTTTCAAATTGAATGTGTAGAGTCTAATACTGAGGAAAGTCGAAGCCATTATAGTAAATTTGTTCTGGAACCTCTAGAGCGCGGTCAAGGAACAACAGTTGGCAACGCGCTGCGGCGGGTTTTACTGTCCAATCTAGAGGGTACAGCAGTAACAGCAGTGCGGATTGCAGGCGTTTCACACGAGTTTGCCACAGTTCCGGGTGTACGTGAAGACGTGCTGGAAATCTTGATGAGAATGAAAGAAGTCATCCTCAAAAGCTATTCCTCGCAACCCCAGATTGGTCGATTGCTCGTTAACGGCCCAGCAACAGTTACTGTGGCTCATTTCGATTTACCCAGTGAAGTAGAAGTCATTGATCCGACCCAGTACGTCGCCACCCTAGCCGAGGGCGGAAAACTGGAAATGGAATTTCGCATTGAAAGAGGCAAAGGGTATCGCACTGTAGAGCGAGGACGTGAAGAAGCCACATCTTTGGACTTCCTGCAAATCGACTCAGTGTTTATGCCAGTGCGTAAAGTCAACTATAGCGTTGAAGAAGCCCGTGGGGATGGCTCGATTACCAAAGACCGATTGCTGTTGGAAGTTTGGACAAATGGCAGCCTTTCTCCCCAAGAAGCACTATCCTCAGCTGCTGGGATCTTGGTAGATTTATTCAATCCCTTGAAAGATATCTCCCTAGAACCAACAGATTCAGGGAATGAGATCCCAGACGACCCAACCGCCCAAATTCCCATCGAGGAATTGCAACTTTCTGTGCGTGCTTATAACTGTCTCAAGCGAGCGCAAGTTAACTCTGTAGCCGACTTGTTGGATTACACCCAAGAAGACTTATTAGAAATTAAAAACTTCGGTCAGAAGTCAGCAGAAGAGGTAGTTGAAGCTTTACAGAGACGTTTAGGCATTACCCTGCCCCAAGAGAGAGGATCTAAACACACCTAA
- a CDS encoding 50S ribosomal protein L15, with product MRLNDVKPQKGSKKRRRRVARGISAGQGASAGLGMRGQKSRSGSGTRPGFEGGQQPLYRRLPKLKGFPIVNRKNYTTINVEKLASLPANTEVTLTSLKTAGILTAVKGALKILGNGELNVPLKVQAAAFTGQARSKIEAAGGSCEII from the coding sequence ATGAGACTCAATGATGTTAAGCCGCAAAAAGGCTCAAAAAAGCGCCGTCGCCGCGTAGCTAGGGGTATTTCTGCCGGACAAGGTGCCAGTGCTGGTTTAGGTATGAGAGGTCAAAAATCTCGCTCTGGTAGTGGTACGCGACCTGGTTTTGAAGGGGGTCAACAGCCATTGTACCGCCGTTTACCTAAGCTCAAGGGTTTTCCGATTGTGAATCGGAAAAATTACACTACGATTAATGTAGAGAAGCTAGCTTCCCTTCCTGCCAATACAGAAGTAACTTTGACCTCCTTAAAAACTGCAGGAATTTTGACTGCTGTCAAGGGGGCATTGAAAATTTTGGGTAATGGAGAATTAAATGTACCGCTCAAGGTACAAGCAGCAGCTTTTACAGGTCAAGCTCGTAGCAAAATTGAGGCAGCTGGTGGGAGTTGTGAAATTATATGA
- the infA gene encoding translation initiation factor IF-1, whose protein sequence is MSKQDLIEMEGTVTESLPNAMFRVDLDNGFNVLAHISGKIRRNYIKILPGDRVKVELTPYDLTKGRITYRLRKK, encoded by the coding sequence TTGTCTAAGCAAGATTTGATTGAAATGGAAGGCACGGTTACAGAGTCCTTGCCCAATGCAATGTTTCGCGTTGATTTGGACAATGGCTTTAACGTGTTGGCACACATTTCTGGCAAAATCCGCCGCAATTACATCAAGATCTTACCCGGCGATCGCGTCAAAGTCGAGTTAACTCCTTACGACCTGACAAAAGGTAGAATTACTTATCGCTTGCGTAAGAAGTAA
- a CDS encoding adenylate kinase, translating to MTRLIFLGPPGSGKGTQAQTLALHLNIPHISTGEILRQAMKEQSPLGIKAQSYVDSGELVPDELVQDLVQERLHQPDAQSGWILDGFPRKVTQAVFLEELLKKTHQSGEKVVNLDAPDQVVVARLLSRGRKDDSEEIIRRRLEVYRTETAPLIDYYRDRNRLLTVNGDQTQEEVTTELQNIIDS from the coding sequence GTGACGCGATTAATCTTCTTGGGGCCACCTGGATCTGGTAAAGGGACTCAAGCTCAAACCTTGGCTTTGCACTTAAATATTCCGCATATTTCTACAGGTGAAATATTAAGGCAGGCGATGAAAGAGCAAAGTCCTTTGGGAATTAAGGCTCAAAGTTATGTAGATAGCGGCGAGTTAGTCCCTGATGAGCTAGTACAGGATTTGGTTCAGGAACGCCTACATCAACCAGATGCCCAATCTGGTTGGATTCTGGATGGTTTTCCTCGCAAAGTAACCCAGGCGGTTTTTCTGGAAGAACTGCTCAAGAAAACTCATCAAAGTGGCGAAAAGGTAGTTAATCTGGATGCGCCAGATCAAGTTGTAGTAGCACGTTTACTATCTAGAGGACGAAAAGATGATAGCGAAGAAATCATTCGTCGTCGCTTGGAAGTCTACCGCACTGAAACCGCACCCTTGATTGATTATTACCGCGATCGCAACAGACTTTTAACTGTCAATGGCGATCAAACCCAAGAAGAAGTCACCACTGAACTTCAGAACATAATAGACTCTTAG
- the secY gene encoding preprotein translocase subunit SecY, with protein sequence MISRDKAPTAQETFMQMAQAAGLRGRLLVTVGILILVRLGIFLPVPGIDRPRFAEAISGNNSIFGLLDIFSGRGLSTLGVFALGILPFINASIIIQLLTAAIPSLENLQKNEGEAGRRKISQITRYVTLGWAIVQSVAFSAFFLQQFALKPGPIFVAETAIALVAGSMFVMWASELITERGIGNGASLLIFVNIVASLPKSLGDTIDLVQVGGREIIGRVIVLVLVFLATIIGIVFVQEGIRRIPIISARRQVGRRVLAEQRSYLPLRLNSGGVMPIIFAAAILSLPLLIANFTKNPEIANIVNTYLSPGGSAPWAYALVYLTSIIFFSYFYSSLIVNPIDVAQNLKKMGSSIPGIRPGKATSEYIERVINRLTFLGAIFLGFVAIIPTAVESALGVPTFKGLGATSLLILVGVAIDTAKQVQTYVISQRYEGMVKQ encoded by the coding sequence ATGATCAGTCGAGACAAAGCCCCAACGGCTCAAGAAACTTTTATGCAGATGGCACAAGCAGCTGGACTGAGAGGTAGGCTGCTTGTCACCGTCGGTATTTTAATTTTGGTTCGCTTAGGTATCTTTTTACCTGTACCAGGGATTGATAGACCTAGGTTTGCCGAAGCTATTTCGGGCAATAATTCCATATTTGGTTTATTGGATATATTTTCGGGACGAGGACTTTCGACTTTGGGAGTCTTTGCGTTGGGAATTTTGCCCTTCATTAATGCGTCCATTATTATCCAATTGCTCACCGCTGCAATTCCATCTTTAGAAAATTTACAGAAAAACGAAGGCGAAGCAGGTCGGCGGAAAATTTCTCAAATCACCCGCTATGTGACTTTAGGCTGGGCGATTGTTCAAAGTGTGGCTTTTTCGGCATTCTTTCTTCAACAATTTGCCTTAAAGCCAGGGCCAATATTTGTTGCTGAAACTGCGATCGCTCTTGTTGCTGGTTCAATGTTCGTCATGTGGGCATCGGAACTGATTACAGAACGCGGTATAGGTAATGGAGCATCATTGTTGATTTTTGTCAATATTGTTGCTTCATTACCAAAATCATTAGGCGATACCATTGACTTGGTGCAAGTTGGCGGTAGAGAAATAATTGGTCGCGTGATTGTGCTAGTTTTGGTATTCCTGGCGACGATTATTGGTATTGTGTTTGTTCAGGAAGGAATCCGCCGCATCCCCATTATTTCAGCCCGTCGCCAAGTTGGTCGTAGAGTGCTAGCAGAGCAGCGTAGCTATCTACCCCTGCGTCTCAATTCTGGGGGTGTAATGCCGATTATCTTTGCCGCTGCTATCCTCAGTTTGCCACTTTTAATCGCTAATTTCACCAAAAATCCAGAGATCGCTAACATTGTAAACACTTATCTCAGTCCTGGTGGTTCTGCGCCTTGGGCTTATGCTCTGGTTTACTTAACTTCGATTATTTTCTTCAGCTACTTCTATTCTTCATTGATTGTCAACCCAATTGATGTAGCACAAAACTTGAAGAAAATGGGATCTAGCATTCCGGGTATTCGTCCAGGAAAGGCTACAAGTGAGTATATCGAGCGAGTGATCAATCGACTGACTTTCTTGGGTGCTATCTTTTTAGGCTTTGTTGCTATTATCCCTACTGCTGTCGAAAGTGCTTTGGGAGTACCAACCTTTAAAGGATTGGGTGCTACCTCTTTGTTGATTTTAGTCGGTGTGGCGATTGATACAGCCAAACAAGTTCAAACTTATGTCATCTCTCAGCGCTATGAAGGAATGGTGAAACAATAG
- the rplQ gene encoding 50S ribosomal protein L17, whose amino-acid sequence MRHRNRIKKLSKPADQRRALLRALTTEVIRHGRITTTLIRAKVLRGEVDKMITLAKDGSLASRRAALGYIYDKQLVHALFEQAPTRYGNRNGGYTRILHTVPRRGDNAEMAIIELV is encoded by the coding sequence ATGCGTCACCGGAATCGAATCAAAAAACTCAGTAAACCTGCTGACCAGCGCCGCGCCTTATTGCGGGCGCTGACAACAGAAGTGATCCGCCATGGCCGGATCACCACTACTTTAATCCGAGCTAAAGTACTGCGAGGTGAAGTAGATAAAATGATTACCTTAGCCAAAGACGGCTCCTTAGCATCTCGTAGGGCAGCCCTTGGTTATATCTACGACAAACAACTTGTTCACGCTTTGTTTGAGCAAGCTCCCACTCGGTATGGTAATCGCAATGGAGGTTATACCCGCATTTTGCATACTGTGCCTCGTCGGGGAGATAATGCTGAAATGGCAATAATTGAACTAGTTTAA
- the rpsI gene encoding 30S ribosomal protein S9, with the protein MVVAESNSGRAVYWGTGRRKSAVARVRLVPGSGQMIVNGKPGDLYFQFNANYLGVIKAPLETLGLENEYDILVKAEGGGLTGQADSVRLGVARALCQLDPDNRPPLKTEGYLTRDPRAKERKKYGLHKARKAPQYSKR; encoded by the coding sequence ATGGTAGTAGCAGAAAGCAATAGCGGTCGCGCCGTGTACTGGGGTACTGGTCGTCGGAAGTCCGCAGTAGCACGGGTACGCTTGGTTCCCGGTAGCGGTCAAATGATTGTGAATGGCAAGCCTGGAGACTTGTACTTCCAATTCAACGCCAACTACCTGGGAGTGATCAAAGCACCCTTAGAAACTCTGGGGCTAGAAAATGAATATGACATTTTGGTGAAAGCAGAAGGCGGCGGCTTAACCGGACAGGCTGACTCTGTGCGTTTAGGAGTTGCCCGTGCTTTGTGCCAATTAGACCCAGACAACCGCCCTCCTTTGAAAACTGAAGGTTATCTAACCCGCGATCCACGAGCTAAGGAGCGGAAAAAGTATGGTTTGCACAAAGCCCGCAAAGCACCTCAGTACTCGAAGCGATAG
- the rpmJ gene encoding 50S ribosomal protein L36, producing the protein MKVRASVKKICEKCNVIKRRGRVMVICVNPKHKQRQG; encoded by the coding sequence ATGAAAGTCAGAGCCTCGGTCAAGAAAATTTGTGAAAAGTGTAACGTGATCAAGCGTCGTGGTCGCGTGATGGTGATTTGCGTGAATCCCAAGCACAAGCAACGTCAAGGGTAG
- the rpsE gene encoding 30S ribosomal protein S5, with amino-acid sequence MATGRRKANRTKKEETTWQERVIQIRRVSKVVKGGKKLSFRAIVVVGNERGQVGVGVGKASDVIGAVKKGVADGKKHLIDIPITKSNSIPHPIDGVGGGAKVIMRPAAPGTGVIAGGAVRTVLELAGVRNVLAKQLGSNNPLNNARAAVNALSTLRTFAEVAEDRGIPIENLYII; translated from the coding sequence ATGGCAACTGGTCGTCGTAAAGCTAACCGCACAAAGAAAGAAGAAACCACCTGGCAAGAGCGGGTTATCCAGATTCGCCGCGTCAGCAAGGTCGTCAAAGGAGGTAAAAAACTCAGCTTCCGAGCGATCGTTGTCGTTGGTAACGAACGTGGTCAAGTTGGTGTAGGAGTAGGCAAAGCCTCAGATGTAATTGGTGCCGTGAAAAAAGGTGTAGCCGACGGCAAAAAACATCTAATTGACATTCCGATTACTAAATCTAACTCTATTCCCCATCCCATTGATGGTGTAGGTGGTGGCGCTAAAGTGATTATGCGCCCAGCCGCACCCGGGACTGGGGTAATTGCTGGTGGTGCTGTCCGGACTGTACTAGAGTTAGCTGGGGTTCGTAACGTCTTAGCTAAACAACTTGGCTCCAACAATCCGCTCAACAATGCCAGAGCAGCAGTTAACGCCTTATCTACACTGCGGACTTTTGCCGAAGTGGCTGAAGATCGCGGCATTCCTATTGAAAATCTCTACATCATCTAA
- the rpsH gene encoding 30S ribosomal protein S8 encodes MAANDTIADMLTRIRNANLARHQTTQVPATKMTRSIAKVLRDEGFIGEYEEAGEGVKRNLVISLKYKGKNRQPLITTLKRVSKPGLRVYSNRKELPRVLGGIGIAIISTSSGIMTDREARRQNVGGEVLCYVW; translated from the coding sequence ATGGCGGCTAACGACACAATTGCAGATATGCTGACGCGCATCCGCAATGCCAACTTGGCAAGGCATCAAACTACACAAGTGCCAGCCACAAAAATGACACGTAGTATTGCCAAAGTACTGCGGGATGAAGGTTTTATTGGTGAATATGAAGAAGCAGGAGAAGGGGTAAAACGGAATTTGGTGATTTCCCTGAAGTACAAGGGAAAAAATCGTCAACCCCTGATCACCACCTTAAAGCGGGTGAGTAAACCTGGTTTGCGTGTTTACTCCAACAGAAAAGAATTACCAAGAGTACTAGGTGGCATCGGCATTGCCATTATTTCAACATCCAGTGGGATCATGACTGACCGCGAAGCGCGGCGTCAGAACGTGGGTGGAGAAGTACTTTGCTACGTTTGGTAG
- the rplN gene encoding 50S ribosomal protein L14: protein MIQPQTYLNVADNSGARKLMCIRVLGAGNSRYGFIGDKIIAVVKDAIPNMAVKKSDVVEAVIVRTRHNIRRDSGMTIRFDDNAAVIINKDGNPRGTRVFGPVARELREKNFTKIVSLAPEVL from the coding sequence GTGATTCAACCCCAAACCTACCTGAATGTCGCAGATAATAGCGGTGCCCGCAAACTCATGTGCATCCGCGTTTTAGGCGCAGGCAACAGCCGTTATGGTTTTATCGGTGACAAAATCATTGCCGTTGTCAAAGATGCCATTCCTAACATGGCTGTGAAAAAATCTGACGTTGTGGAAGCGGTAATTGTCCGCACCCGTCACAATATCCGTCGGGATAGCGGTATGACTATTCGTTTTGACGATAACGCCGCTGTGATCATCAACAAAGATGGTAATCCTAGAGGCACACGGGTCTTTGGCCCAGTTGCACGGGAACTGCGCGAAAAAAACTTTACCAAAATCGTTTCTCTGGCTCCGGAGGTGCTGTAA
- the rplM gene encoding 50S ribosomal protein L13, translated as MSKTYLPPQESLEREWYVVDATDQRLGRLASEVAQILRGKKKPEFTPHLDTGDFVIVVNAEKIAVTGKKRTQKLYRRHSGRPGGMKTETFAKLQQRLPERIVEHAIKGMLPKSSLGKQLFTKLKVYAGPTHPHTAQKPKELILNTIPGAED; from the coding sequence ATGAGTAAAACATACCTTCCTCCTCAAGAGTCCCTTGAGCGTGAGTGGTACGTAGTAGATGCTACTGACCAACGCCTCGGTCGCCTTGCCAGTGAAGTCGCCCAAATCTTAAGAGGCAAAAAGAAGCCTGAATTCACCCCCCACTTAGATACAGGTGACTTTGTGATTGTCGTCAACGCTGAAAAAATTGCAGTCACAGGTAAAAAACGTACCCAGAAACTCTACCGTCGCCATTCTGGTCGTCCTGGTGGGATGAAGACAGAAACCTTCGCTAAACTACAACAGCGGCTACCAGAACGGATTGTTGAACACGCTATCAAAGGTATGCTACCTAAAAGTAGCTTGGGTAAGCAGTTGTTCACAAAGCTGAAAGTCTACGCTGGGCCTACTCATCCCCACACAGCTCAAAAACCTAAAGAACTAATACTTAATACAATTCCTGGAGCAGAAGATTAA
- the truA gene encoding tRNA pseudouridine(38-40) synthase TruA: MLESHQPTESQRVALVIQYLGTHFHGWQRQKQHRTVQEEIETAIAKILGHHVTLHGAGRTDAGVHAAAQVAHFEATGLIPVHKWATVLNSYLPEDILIRASAGVDRRWHARFSAAYRRYRYTIYTEDRPNLFVKPFSWHYYYAPLDESLIQAALKPLLGKHHLAAFHRAGSKRSHSWVEVQAAECVRSGPFIHIEIQADGFLYGMVRLLVGMLVQVGSGQRTLANFTELWKEQRREEVKHAAPSQGLCLLRVGYPDFPFPPEIWYDTLPKLVISQESRVKSQESNTFTMDYGLWTLDFEQQMTKDKQQ; this comes from the coding sequence ATGTTAGAAAGCCACCAGCCCACAGAAAGTCAGCGAGTGGCCCTAGTAATTCAATACCTGGGCACTCATTTTCATGGCTGGCAACGGCAAAAGCAGCACCGTACAGTCCAAGAAGAGATAGAAACAGCGATCGCGAAAATTCTCGGTCATCATGTGACACTACACGGTGCGGGACGTACTGATGCTGGAGTTCATGCTGCTGCTCAAGTAGCTCATTTTGAAGCTACAGGTTTAATACCAGTTCATAAGTGGGCGACAGTCCTCAACAGCTATTTGCCCGAAGATATATTAATTAGGGCTTCAGCTGGTGTGGATCGCCGTTGGCACGCTCGCTTTAGTGCTGCCTATCGACGGTATCGTTACACAATATACACTGAAGACCGACCGAACTTGTTCGTGAAACCCTTCAGTTGGCATTATTATTATGCACCGCTGGATGAATCCTTAATCCAAGCTGCCCTGAAACCTCTGTTGGGAAAGCATCATCTAGCTGCTTTTCATCGTGCAGGCTCAAAGCGATCGCATTCCTGGGTAGAGGTGCAAGCAGCAGAGTGTGTTCGCAGCGGGCCATTTATCCATATTGAAATACAAGCAGATGGATTTTTGTATGGCATGGTACGGCTGTTGGTAGGGATGCTAGTGCAAGTCGGTTCTGGCCAGCGGACACTGGCTAACTTTACCGAACTCTGGAAAGAGCAACGTCGGGAAGAAGTCAAACACGCTGCACCTTCACAAGGCTTATGCTTGTTGCGAGTCGGCTATCCAGATTTTCCCTTTCCTCCAGAGATTTGGTACGACACCCTGCCAAAGTTAGTTATTAGTCAAGAGTCAAGAGTCAAAAGTCAAGAGTCAAATACTTTTACTATGGACTATGGACTTTGGACTCTTGACTTTGAACAACAAATGACAAAGGACAAACAACAATGA
- the rpsM gene encoding 30S ribosomal protein S13 has protein sequence MARIAGVDLPRDKRVEIGLTYIYGIGLSRSQEILAATGVNPDTRVKDLSDADVAALRAEVESNYQVEGDLRRLEGMSIKRLIDIGCYRGRRHRMGLPVRGQRTRTNARTRRGRRQTVAGKKKAPGK, from the coding sequence GTGGCACGTATTGCCGGAGTAGACCTTCCACGCGATAAACGCGTAGAGATTGGTCTGACTTATATCTACGGAATTGGCTTATCAAGGTCGCAGGAAATCCTAGCGGCTACAGGTGTTAACCCAGACACCCGCGTTAAAGATCTAAGTGATGCTGATGTCGCAGCCCTGCGAGCAGAAGTAGAAAGCAACTATCAAGTTGAAGGTGATCTGCGGCGCTTGGAGGGAATGAGCATCAAGCGCTTAATTGACATTGGCTGCTACAGAGGCCGTCGTCATCGCATGGGCTTACCAGTTAGAGGGCAAAGAACTCGCACTAATGCCAGAACCCGTCGTGGGAGAAGGCAGACAGTGGCAGGTAAGAAGAAGGCTCCAGGTAAGTAA
- a CDS encoding 50S ribosomal protein L18, which yields MKLTRRESKQRRHRRVRGKVNGSPERPRLAVFRSNEHIYAQVIDDTQHHTLVAASTVEPDLKSSLASGSNCEASVQVGKLIAARSLEKGITKVVFDRGGNLYHGRIKALADAAREAGLDF from the coding sequence ATGAAACTTACTCGTAGAGAATCAAAACAGCGCCGCCATCGGCGTGTTCGTGGAAAAGTTAACGGTTCTCCAGAACGCCCACGGTTAGCTGTATTTCGCTCGAACGAGCATATTTATGCTCAAGTAATTGATGATACCCAGCATCATACCCTGGTGGCAGCCTCGACTGTAGAACCAGATTTGAAATCTAGTTTAGCTTCCGGCTCAAATTGTGAAGCATCAGTGCAAGTCGGCAAATTAATCGCAGCGCGATCACTAGAAAAAGGCATAACCAAAGTAGTCTTTGATCGCGGTGGTAACCTCTATCATGGTCGGATTAAAGCATTAGCTGATGCCGCACGCGAAGCTGGTTTAGATTTTTAA
- the rplE gene encoding 50S ribosomal protein L5, producing MATTRLKNLYHETIVPKLTNQFQYTNLHQVPKLVKITVNRGLGEAAQNAKALEASLNEIAVITGQKPVVTRAKKAIAGFKIRQGMPVGIMVTLRGERMYAFLDRLVSLTLPRIRDFRGVSPKSFDGRGNYTLGVREQLIFPEIEYDNVDQVRGLDISITTTAKNDEEGRALLKELGMPFRDQ from the coding sequence ATGGCGACAACAAGACTCAAAAACTTATACCACGAGACAATTGTTCCTAAACTGACTAACCAGTTTCAATACACCAACCTTCATCAAGTACCGAAGTTGGTAAAAATTACTGTGAACAGAGGTTTAGGCGAAGCGGCTCAAAATGCTAAGGCGCTGGAAGCGTCTTTAAATGAAATTGCAGTGATTACTGGTCAAAAACCAGTAGTGACACGGGCAAAAAAGGCGATCGCTGGCTTCAAAATTCGTCAAGGTATGCCTGTTGGCATCATGGTGACTCTCAGAGGCGAACGGATGTATGCCTTCCTTGACCGACTAGTTAGCCTGACACTACCCAGAATCAGAGATTTTCGCGGCGTTAGTCCTAAAAGCTTTGACGGTCGTGGTAACTATACTCTGGGTGTCAGAGAACAGCTAATTTTTCCAGAAATTGAGTACGACAACGTCGATCAAGTCCGTGGTCTGGATATTTCCATCACCACTACAGCGAAAAATGACGAAGAGGGCCGCGCCTTACTTAAGGAATTGGGAATGCCCTTTCGCGATCAATAA
- the rpsQ gene encoding 30S ribosomal protein S17 — MAIKERVGLVVSDKMQKTVVVAVENRAPHPKYGKIVVKTRRYKAHDEENKCKVGDRVRIQETRPLSKTKRWQVTEVLNTKATA, encoded by the coding sequence ATGGCAATCAAAGAACGAGTTGGCTTGGTAGTGAGCGATAAAATGCAAAAAACGGTAGTAGTTGCCGTAGAAAACCGCGCTCCCCATCCCAAGTACGGCAAGATTGTAGTTAAAACTCGGCGCTATAAAGCTCACGATGAAGAAAATAAGTGCAAAGTGGGCGATCGCGTCCGAATTCAGGAAACTAGACCCCTGAGTAAAACCAAGCGCTGGCAAGTCACAGAAGTACTGAATACCAAAGCTACAGCTTAA
- a CDS encoding 50S ribosomal protein L24, giving the protein MASQKPKVFHKMHVKTGDTVQVIAGKDKGKVGEIIQALPQLSKVIVKGVNIKTKHVKPQQEGESGRIVSQEAPIHSSNVMLYSTKQNVASRICYTFTEDGKKVRKLKKTGEILDK; this is encoded by the coding sequence ATGGCAAGCCAAAAGCCCAAAGTATTCCACAAAATGCACGTCAAAACTGGCGACACCGTGCAAGTGATTGCTGGCAAAGACAAAGGTAAAGTTGGTGAAATCATCCAAGCACTGCCTCAACTCAGTAAAGTCATTGTCAAAGGTGTCAATATTAAAACCAAGCACGTCAAACCCCAGCAAGAAGGGGAATCCGGACGGATTGTCAGCCAAGAAGCTCCCATCCACAGCTCCAATGTGATGCTTTATTCCACCAAGCAAAACGTTGCCAGTCGTATCTGCTATACCTTTACAGAAGATGGTAAGAAAGTTAGGAAACTCAAAAAAACTGGCGAGATTTTGGATAAATAG
- the rplF gene encoding 50S ribosomal protein L6: MSRIGKRPIPIPAKVQVAIDGTKVVVKGPKGELSRNLPTAVTVSQEGETLQVTRRDESRTARQLHGLSRTLVANMVEGVSQGFQRRLEIQGVGYRAQVQGRNLVLNMGYSHQVQIVPPDGIQFAVENNTNVIVSGYDKEIVGNTAAKIRAVRPPEPYKGKGIRYAGEVVRRKAGKTGKGGKK, encoded by the coding sequence ATGTCTCGTATTGGTAAACGTCCAATTCCTATTCCTGCCAAAGTACAAGTGGCCATTGATGGCACAAAAGTTGTTGTGAAAGGCCCCAAAGGGGAACTTTCTCGCAATCTACCTACTGCTGTTACAGTCTCCCAAGAAGGGGAAACATTGCAAGTCACCCGTCGAGATGAGTCTCGTACTGCTAGGCAACTACACGGCTTGAGCCGTACATTGGTTGCCAATATGGTAGAGGGAGTTTCCCAAGGTTTTCAGCGCCGTTTAGAAATCCAAGGTGTTGGCTACCGGGCACAAGTTCAAGGTCGTAACCTAGTTTTGAATATGGGTTATAGCCATCAGGTACAAATTGTTCCACCAGACGGAATTCAGTTTGCAGTGGAAAATAACACCAATGTCATAGTCAGCGGCTATGACAAAGAAATTGTAGGTAACACAGCAGCTAAAATTCGTGCCGTTCGTCCACCAGAGCCTTACAAAGGTAAAGGTATTCGCTATGCAGGTGAAGTGGTAAGACGCAAGGCTGGTAAGACTGGTAAGGGTGGTAAGAAATAA
- the rpsK gene encoding 30S ribosomal protein S11, protein MARQPTKKTGSKKQKRNVPNGMAYIQSTFNNSIVTITDQNGDVISWASAGSSGFKGAKKGTPFAAQTAAESAARRAIDQGMRQIEVMVSGPGAGRETAIRALQGAGLEITLIRDITPIPHNGCRPPKRRRV, encoded by the coding sequence ATGGCGAGACAACCAACTAAAAAAACCGGGAGCAAGAAGCAGAAACGGAATGTACCAAACGGGATGGCCTACATTCAGTCTACTTTCAACAATAGCATTGTCACCATTACTGATCAAAATGGAGATGTGATCTCCTGGGCAAGTGCTGGATCTAGCGGTTTTAAAGGTGCAAAAAAAGGAACTCCCTTTGCAGCACAAACCGCTGCTGAGAGTGCAGCACGTCGAGCCATCGATCAAGGAATGCGCCAAATTGAGGTAATGGTCAGCGGCCCAGGAGCAGGTAGAGAAACTGCTATCCGGGCACTGCAAGGGGCTGGACTGGAAATTACACTGATTAGAGATATTACCCCCATTCCTCACAATGGTTGCCGTCCTCCCAAGCGCCGCCGAGTTTAG